From one Coffea eugenioides isolate CCC68of chromosome 11, Ceug_1.0, whole genome shotgun sequence genomic stretch:
- the LOC113753377 gene encoding protein WVD2-like 7 isoform X2 gives MGDTACVMHPFSYASSAMSNELNQGNPMHVLGESVSFGRFVSESLAWEKWSTFSHNRYVEEAERYAQPGSVAQKKAFFEAHYKRIAAKKAAALLEQANAAAEAESLVTSPDNSVPHSQPLALNSTQQSPEPEDPKPESVIVILAANRQNSNQELMEPETPLETPMKKDSPNLQDNLEMASGSELSGTPQMEKPLLKSITSDQDVSSVKSKKKSAFSSFKSSVYRKTPKVPATPAKPVTPRIKKESNSSASATSAATPITIKSSSDYVEKKKGSTPKSLRTFINSTPAKVVLTPAANRKTENSRIVPDSCKASHHCLTTPLRTPDAAAKSNMSKHPAATTPCPANTRNETPVDGNKTTGPKWHILSAVCSKSLTARRNKLQSPTLSSTPLILRTEERAARRKQKLEEKFNSKELQKVQLQTKLKEKAESELRKLRRSFCFKARPLPEFYKERETQSSHTKKNPVTQSQSPKLGRKLSSRTMQGTMPVSLPPPATSLNKNGISKHVSGKNGRTATSFPASRPEIINHENASPNIPY, from the exons ATGGGAGATACAGCTTGTGTCATGCACCCATTCTCTTATGCTTCTTCTGCTATGTCCAATGAACTCAACCAG GGGAATCCCATGCATGTTCTCGGGGAATCGGTTTCATTTGGGAGGTTCGTTTCAGAATCTTTAGCTTGGGAGAAATGGTCCACCTTCTCCCACAACCGGTATGTTGAAGAGGCCGAGAGGTATGCCCAGCCTGGTTCGGTTGCCCAGAAGAAGGCTTTCTTTGAAGCTCATTACAAGCGTATTGCCGCTAAAAAGGCCGCAGCTTTGCTTGAGCAAGCTAATGCCGCCGCAGAAGCTGAAAGCTTGGTTACTTCCCCCGATAACAGCGTACCTCACTCGCAGCCCCTCGCCTTGAATTCTACCCAACAATCACCGGAGCCTGAGGATCCAAAGCCTGAGTCCGTGATTGTCATCCTGGCTGCGAACCGCCAAAATTCAAATCAAGAGCTCATGGAGCCAGAGACACCACTTGAGACGCCTATGAAGAAAGATTCACCAAATCTCCAGGACAATTTGGAGATGGCTTCTGGATCAGAGCTTAGCGGAACGCCTCAAATGGAGAAGCCTCTGTTGAAG AGTATCACCTCCGATCAAGATGTTTCATCAGTGAAGAGCAAGAAAAAGTCTGCGTTCTCTTCGTTCAAGTCATCCGTCTATCGTAAAACACCAAAAGTCCCAGCCACTCCTGCCAAGCCCGTTACACCTCGCATCAAGAAAGAAAGCAACTCCAGTGCGAGTGCGACTTCAGCCGCCACTCCGATCACCATCAAGTCCTCATCAGACTATGTGGAAAAGAAGAAGGGATCAACTCCCAAATCCCTGCGCACATTTATCAATTCAACACCTGCTAAAGTTGTTCTTACCCCTGCTGCTAACAGAAAGACGGAGAATTCACGGATTGTTCCCGATTCTTGCAAGGCTTCTCACCATTGCTTGACCACTCCCCTGAGGACCCCAGATGCG GCAGCTAAATCTAATATGTCCAAGCATCCTGCAGCAACAACCCCGTGTCCAGCAAATACGAg GAATGAAACACCAGTTGATGGAAACAAAACAACAGGTCCAAAATGGCATATTTTATCTGCAGT TTGTTCCAAGTCCTTGACCGCTCGCCGAAACAAATTACAGTCGCCTACTCTATCTTCCACTCCGCTCATCTTGAGGACGGAAGAAAGAGCTGCAAGAAGAAAACAG AAGCTTGAAGAGAAATTCAATTCGAAGGAGCTACAGAAAGTGCAGCTACAAACCAAATTAAAG GAAAAAGCAGAATCGGAGCTGAGAAAATTGCGTCGAAGTTTTTGCTTCAAAGCTCGCCCTCTTCCAGAGTTCTACAAGGAACGGGAAACACAAAGCAGTCACACTAAAAAG AATCCAGTTACACAATCTCAGTCACCTAAACTGGGAAGAAAGCTCAGCTCCAGGACAATGCAAGGCACGATGCCAGTCTCACTTCCACCACCAGCAACCTCTTTAAACAAGAACGGCATATCCAAGCATGTTTCCGGGAAGAATGGTCGAACTGCTACTAGCTTCCCAGCTTCACGACCAGAAATCATCAACCATGAGAATGCATCCCCGAATATTCCGTATTGA
- the LOC113753724 gene encoding uncharacterized protein LOC113753724 isoform X1, whose product MRCEVSLSAAMKREGRQHGMVQTHPIISSPWRPRQPPSRLESTSTAGCFAKVPQKPTNRSKFTGKCGRPRCASCHFHPAGKAKDKTKGTHKLKSCDVVTNYRLVTWRVVDARPGFNFTGFSATGILDHLANDCYSDDVGDEIDDGDDDVYDYYYRPADRRHHHHPADWVVDSALAASTGVAIGELQDEFDDDDDEKMSFCDVGFAWEQVEEEGDDEIGGWCLVEEI is encoded by the exons ATGAGGTGTGAGGTGTCACTTTCG GCAGCCATGAAGAGGGAGGGGCGTCAACACGGCATGGTCCAAACCCACCCCATCATTTCCTCACCTTGGAGGCCGAGGCAGCCCCCCAGCCGGCTGGAATCAACCTCCACGGCTGGTTGCTTTGCTAAGGTGCCCCAAAAGCCTACCAACCGCTCCAAGTTCACGGGCAAGTGCGGCCGCCCAAGGTGTGCTTCTTGTCACTTCCATCCCGCCGGTAAAGCTAAGGACAAGACCAAAGGGACTCACAAGCTGAAGTCGTGCGATGTTGTTACGAATTACAGATTGGTTACTTGGCGGGTTGTGGATGCGAGGCCCGGGTTCAACTTTACCGGGTTTTCGGCCACTGGGATTTTGGATCATTTGGCCAATGATTGTTACAGTGATGATGTTGGAGATGAAATTGATGATGGGGATGATGATGTTTACGATTATTACTACCGTCCTGCTGATCGACGCCATCATCATCATCCAGCCGATTGGGTAGTTGACTCTGCCCTTGCAGCATCAACTGGTGTTGCTATCGGGGAGCTGCAGGATGAGTTTGATGACGACGACGACGAAAAAATGAGCTTCTGTGACGTGGGTTTTGCGTGGGAGCAGGTGGAGGAGGAGGGAGATGATGAAATTGGAGGTTGGTGTTTGGTGGAAGAAATTTGA
- the LOC113753377 gene encoding protein WVD2-like 7 isoform X1 has protein sequence MGDTACVMHPFSYASSAMSNELNQGNPMHVLGESVSFGRFVSESLAWEKWSTFSHNRYVEEAERYAQPGSVAQKKAFFEAHYKRIAAKKAAALLEQANAAAEAESLVTSPDNSVPHSQPLALNSTQQSPEPEDPKPESVIVILAANRQNSNQELMEPETPLETPMKKDSPNLQDNLEMASGSELSGTPQMEKPLLKQSITSDQDVSSVKSKKKSAFSSFKSSVYRKTPKVPATPAKPVTPRIKKESNSSASATSAATPITIKSSSDYVEKKKGSTPKSLRTFINSTPAKVVLTPAANRKTENSRIVPDSCKASHHCLTTPLRTPDAAAKSNMSKHPAATTPCPANTRNETPVDGNKTTGPKWHILSAVCSKSLTARRNKLQSPTLSSTPLILRTEERAARRKQKLEEKFNSKELQKVQLQTKLKEKAESELRKLRRSFCFKARPLPEFYKERETQSSHTKKNPVTQSQSPKLGRKLSSRTMQGTMPVSLPPPATSLNKNGISKHVSGKNGRTATSFPASRPEIINHENASPNIPY, from the exons ATGGGAGATACAGCTTGTGTCATGCACCCATTCTCTTATGCTTCTTCTGCTATGTCCAATGAACTCAACCAG GGGAATCCCATGCATGTTCTCGGGGAATCGGTTTCATTTGGGAGGTTCGTTTCAGAATCTTTAGCTTGGGAGAAATGGTCCACCTTCTCCCACAACCGGTATGTTGAAGAGGCCGAGAGGTATGCCCAGCCTGGTTCGGTTGCCCAGAAGAAGGCTTTCTTTGAAGCTCATTACAAGCGTATTGCCGCTAAAAAGGCCGCAGCTTTGCTTGAGCAAGCTAATGCCGCCGCAGAAGCTGAAAGCTTGGTTACTTCCCCCGATAACAGCGTACCTCACTCGCAGCCCCTCGCCTTGAATTCTACCCAACAATCACCGGAGCCTGAGGATCCAAAGCCTGAGTCCGTGATTGTCATCCTGGCTGCGAACCGCCAAAATTCAAATCAAGAGCTCATGGAGCCAGAGACACCACTTGAGACGCCTATGAAGAAAGATTCACCAAATCTCCAGGACAATTTGGAGATGGCTTCTGGATCAGAGCTTAGCGGAACGCCTCAAATGGAGAAGCCTCTGTTGAAG CAGAGTATCACCTCCGATCAAGATGTTTCATCAGTGAAGAGCAAGAAAAAGTCTGCGTTCTCTTCGTTCAAGTCATCCGTCTATCGTAAAACACCAAAAGTCCCAGCCACTCCTGCCAAGCCCGTTACACCTCGCATCAAGAAAGAAAGCAACTCCAGTGCGAGTGCGACTTCAGCCGCCACTCCGATCACCATCAAGTCCTCATCAGACTATGTGGAAAAGAAGAAGGGATCAACTCCCAAATCCCTGCGCACATTTATCAATTCAACACCTGCTAAAGTTGTTCTTACCCCTGCTGCTAACAGAAAGACGGAGAATTCACGGATTGTTCCCGATTCTTGCAAGGCTTCTCACCATTGCTTGACCACTCCCCTGAGGACCCCAGATGCG GCAGCTAAATCTAATATGTCCAAGCATCCTGCAGCAACAACCCCGTGTCCAGCAAATACGAg GAATGAAACACCAGTTGATGGAAACAAAACAACAGGTCCAAAATGGCATATTTTATCTGCAGT TTGTTCCAAGTCCTTGACCGCTCGCCGAAACAAATTACAGTCGCCTACTCTATCTTCCACTCCGCTCATCTTGAGGACGGAAGAAAGAGCTGCAAGAAGAAAACAG AAGCTTGAAGAGAAATTCAATTCGAAGGAGCTACAGAAAGTGCAGCTACAAACCAAATTAAAG GAAAAAGCAGAATCGGAGCTGAGAAAATTGCGTCGAAGTTTTTGCTTCAAAGCTCGCCCTCTTCCAGAGTTCTACAAGGAACGGGAAACACAAAGCAGTCACACTAAAAAG AATCCAGTTACACAATCTCAGTCACCTAAACTGGGAAGAAAGCTCAGCTCCAGGACAATGCAAGGCACGATGCCAGTCTCACTTCCACCACCAGCAACCTCTTTAAACAAGAACGGCATATCCAAGCATGTTTCCGGGAAGAATGGTCGAACTGCTACTAGCTTCCCAGCTTCACGACCAGAAATCATCAACCATGAGAATGCATCCCCGAATATTCCGTATTGA
- the LOC113753724 gene encoding uncharacterized protein LOC113753724 isoform X2: protein MKREGRQHGMVQTHPIISSPWRPRQPPSRLESTSTAGCFAKVPQKPTNRSKFTGKCGRPRCASCHFHPAGKAKDKTKGTHKLKSCDVVTNYRLVTWRVVDARPGFNFTGFSATGILDHLANDCYSDDVGDEIDDGDDDVYDYYYRPADRRHHHHPADWVVDSALAASTGVAIGELQDEFDDDDDEKMSFCDVGFAWEQVEEEGDDEIGGWCLVEEI from the coding sequence ATGAAGAGGGAGGGGCGTCAACACGGCATGGTCCAAACCCACCCCATCATTTCCTCACCTTGGAGGCCGAGGCAGCCCCCCAGCCGGCTGGAATCAACCTCCACGGCTGGTTGCTTTGCTAAGGTGCCCCAAAAGCCTACCAACCGCTCCAAGTTCACGGGCAAGTGCGGCCGCCCAAGGTGTGCTTCTTGTCACTTCCATCCCGCCGGTAAAGCTAAGGACAAGACCAAAGGGACTCACAAGCTGAAGTCGTGCGATGTTGTTACGAATTACAGATTGGTTACTTGGCGGGTTGTGGATGCGAGGCCCGGGTTCAACTTTACCGGGTTTTCGGCCACTGGGATTTTGGATCATTTGGCCAATGATTGTTACAGTGATGATGTTGGAGATGAAATTGATGATGGGGATGATGATGTTTACGATTATTACTACCGTCCTGCTGATCGACGCCATCATCATCATCCAGCCGATTGGGTAGTTGACTCTGCCCTTGCAGCATCAACTGGTGTTGCTATCGGGGAGCTGCAGGATGAGTTTGATGACGACGACGACGAAAAAATGAGCTTCTGTGACGTGGGTTTTGCGTGGGAGCAGGTGGAGGAGGAGGGAGATGATGAAATTGGAGGTTGGTGTTTGGTGGAAGAAATTTGA